A genomic segment from Actinoplanes sichuanensis encodes:
- a CDS encoding protein-glutamate methylesterase/protein-glutamine glutaminase gives MISVLVVDDSVVVRRLIVDALGEAPGIQVVGTAANGLLAQAKIDQLKPDVITMDIEMPQMDGIEAVRELRKRHNTPVIMFSTLSAAGATATLEALSAGATDYVTKPSNVGSVQESMMAVREQLVPKIQALGGRRRPPAGPPSRGPAPAGLRPTGPAPLRPGSPPGAPARPGAGPAAPARPAVKRSPGGKIDILAIGSSTGGPDALTKVLLGLPADLPVPIVITQHMPPVFTKMFAERLDRSTPLKVVEAGEGMELTAGTVYIAPGDRHLVFQRRGTTTMTQLNNGPQENSCRPAVDVMFRSVAALYGGSCFATILTGMGQDGRGGAKVLRDSGAEVLAQDEATSVVWGMPGAVVAAGLADEVLPLDRIAGALLNRVRVGRSPAVAR, from the coding sequence ATGATCTCGGTTCTCGTCGTCGACGATTCCGTGGTGGTACGTCGGCTGATCGTCGATGCTCTCGGCGAAGCGCCGGGCATCCAGGTCGTCGGCACCGCTGCGAACGGTCTGCTCGCACAGGCGAAGATCGATCAACTGAAACCCGACGTGATCACGATGGACATCGAGATGCCGCAGATGGACGGCATCGAGGCGGTCCGCGAGCTGCGCAAGCGGCACAACACTCCGGTGATCATGTTCAGCACGCTCTCGGCCGCGGGCGCCACCGCCACGCTCGAAGCGCTGTCCGCGGGCGCCACCGACTACGTGACCAAGCCGAGCAACGTCGGCTCCGTGCAGGAGTCGATGATGGCGGTGCGCGAGCAACTCGTACCGAAGATCCAGGCTCTCGGCGGGCGTCGCCGTCCGCCTGCCGGACCGCCCAGCCGCGGCCCGGCGCCGGCCGGATTGCGTCCCACCGGCCCCGCGCCGCTGCGGCCGGGCTCCCCGCCCGGAGCCCCGGCGCGTCCCGGTGCCGGTCCGGCGGCCCCGGCGCGCCCGGCGGTCAAGCGCAGCCCCGGCGGGAAGATCGACATCCTGGCGATCGGCTCGTCCACGGGTGGTCCGGACGCGCTCACCAAGGTGCTGCTCGGTCTGCCGGCCGACCTGCCCGTCCCGATCGTGATCACTCAGCACATGCCACCGGTGTTCACCAAGATGTTCGCCGAGCGGCTGGACCGGAGTACCCCGCTGAAGGTGGTGGAGGCCGGCGAGGGCATGGAGCTGACCGCCGGCACCGTCTACATCGCCCCGGGTGATCGGCATCTGGTCTTCCAACGCCGCGGCACGACCACGATGACCCAGCTCAACAACGGTCCGCAGGAGAACTCGTGCCGGCCGGCGGTGGACGTGATGTTCCGGTCGGTGGCCGCTCTGTACGGCGGGTCGTGCTTCGCCACGATTCTCACAGGAATGGGACAAGACGGACGGGGTGGTGCGAAAGTGCTACGAGACTCGGGCGCCGAGGTTCTGGCACAGGATGAGGCGACCTCGGTGGTCTGGGGCATGCCCGGCGCCGTGGTGGCGGCCGGCCTGGCCGACGAGGTGCTGCCGTTGGACCGGATCGCGGGGGCCCTGCTCAACCGTGTCCGGGTGGGCCGGTCGCCGGCGGTGGCCCGATGA
- a CDS encoding CheR family methyltransferase — MTLSQAEFAFVSNLVRKEASIVLAPGKEYLVEARLIPVARAVGAPNVNEFIGDLQKRPNPAHQRKIIDALTTNETSFFRDREPFAALTDVVLPELIKSRATVRKLRFWSAASSSGQEAYSLAITLQETLPAGWTYEILGTDISTAMVDRAQKAEYSQVEVNRGLAATQLVQYFERAGAHWRIIPALRKNVSFKHMSLTAPFPPMQPFDVIFLRNVLIYFDVATKRQVLQNAAKILRPDGLLFLGAAETTIGIDDNYERVAAGRTSAYRSRTAAPAGAARRG; from the coding sequence ATGACCCTTTCCCAAGCTGAGTTCGCCTTCGTCTCCAACCTGGTCCGCAAGGAGGCGTCCATCGTCCTTGCGCCCGGCAAGGAGTACCTGGTCGAGGCGCGGCTCATCCCGGTCGCCCGGGCGGTCGGGGCGCCGAACGTCAACGAGTTCATCGGTGACCTCCAGAAGCGCCCCAATCCGGCGCACCAGCGGAAGATCATCGACGCGCTCACCACCAACGAGACCTCGTTCTTCCGGGACCGTGAGCCGTTCGCCGCGCTCACCGACGTGGTCCTGCCGGAGCTGATCAAGTCCCGGGCCACCGTGCGCAAGCTGCGCTTCTGGTCCGCGGCCAGTTCCAGCGGGCAGGAGGCGTACAGCCTGGCGATCACGTTGCAGGAGACCCTGCCGGCCGGATGGACATACGAGATCCTCGGCACCGACATCTCCACCGCGATGGTGGACCGGGCGCAGAAGGCCGAGTACAGCCAGGTCGAGGTGAACCGGGGCCTGGCCGCCACCCAGCTCGTGCAGTATTTCGAGCGGGCGGGCGCGCATTGGCGGATCATTCCGGCACTGCGCAAGAACGTGTCGTTCAAGCACATGAGCCTGACCGCGCCGTTCCCACCCATGCAGCCGTTCGACGTGATCTTCCTGCGGAACGTCCTCATCTACTTCGACGTCGCCACCAAACGCCAGGTGCTGCAGAACGCCGCCAAGATCCTGCGCCCGGACGGGCTGCTCTTCCTCGGCGCTGCCGAGACCACGATCGGGATCGACGACAACTACGAACGGGTGGCCGCCGGGCGCACCTCTGCCTACCGGTCTCGTACAGCGGCGCCCGCCGGTGCCGCGAGAAGGGGATGA
- a CDS encoding response regulator, producing the protein MVIDDSRAMRMILKRIVTKLNFEAVEAGDGKEAMDLLADMTEVPELALIDWNMPNMNGLEFVTKVRADPRLREMTLVMVTTESEQSQIVRALAAGAHEYVIKPFTEGAMIEKLALLGLVPTGANS; encoded by the coding sequence ATGGTGATCGACGACTCGCGCGCGATGCGCATGATCCTCAAGCGCATCGTCACGAAGCTCAACTTCGAGGCGGTGGAGGCCGGGGACGGCAAGGAGGCGATGGACCTGCTGGCCGATATGACCGAGGTGCCGGAGCTGGCCCTCATCGACTGGAACATGCCCAACATGAACGGGCTCGAATTCGTCACCAAGGTCCGGGCCGACCCGAGACTGCGGGAGATGACGCTCGTGATGGTCACCACCGAGAGCGAACAGAGCCAGATCGTACGAGCGCTCGCCGCGGGCGCCCACGAATACGTGATCAAGCCCTTCACCGAAGGCGCGATGATCGAAAAGCTGGCCCTGCTGGGCCTCGTCCCGACCGGAGCGAACTCATGA
- a CDS encoding chemotaxis protein CheX: MSVEVEVDESDLAEMVEQVWESYLDPEGVSPLIPTYDENQPSEVHSSVSITGSWSGHVVYASSRAAAQRAAAAFLAMELEEVSEEDISDTLGELANIVGGNVKAMLPPGAQLSLPQVVLAPEASARFPNTERISGVYGMWEGEPVSISMWQSSTDNKEEGA, from the coding sequence ATGAGTGTCGAAGTCGAGGTCGACGAGAGTGACCTCGCCGAGATGGTGGAACAGGTATGGGAGTCATATCTGGACCCCGAGGGTGTCAGTCCGCTGATCCCCACGTACGACGAAAACCAGCCGTCCGAGGTGCACTCCTCGGTCTCGATCACCGGGTCCTGGTCCGGGCATGTCGTGTACGCGTCCTCCCGAGCCGCCGCCCAGCGCGCCGCGGCCGCCTTCCTCGCCATGGAGCTTGAGGAAGTGAGTGAGGAGGACATCTCCGACACGCTCGGCGAACTGGCCAACATCGTCGGTGGCAACGTCAAAGCGATGTTGCCGCCGGGGGCGCAGTTGTCGCTCCCACAGGTGGTACTCGCGCCGGAGGCTTCGGCGCGATTCCCGAACACCGAGCGCATCAGCGGCGTGTACGGGATGTGGGAGGGCGAACCGGTGTCCATTTCGATGTGGCAGAGCAGCACCGACAACAAGGAGGAGGGTGCATGA
- a CDS encoding response regulator, with product MKILIADDSRVMRQIVVRTLRQAGFGDHDLVEAADGKEALDMATEQKPDLVISDWNMPHLTGIEVLRQLRAAGNNVKFGFVTSECTPEMKSAAEGAGAAFFIVKPFTAERFDEVFAPILG from the coding sequence ATGAAGATCCTCATCGCCGATGACAGCCGGGTGATGCGGCAGATCGTCGTCCGGACCCTGCGACAGGCCGGGTTCGGGGATCACGACCTGGTAGAGGCCGCCGATGGCAAGGAAGCCCTCGACATGGCCACCGAGCAGAAGCCCGACCTGGTCATCTCGGACTGGAACATGCCGCACCTCACGGGTATCGAGGTGCTCCGACAGCTTCGTGCCGCCGGCAACAACGTCAAGTTCGGCTTCGTGACCTCGGAGTGCACTCCGGAGATGAAGTCGGCCGCCGAAGGCGCCGGTGCGGCGTTCTTCATCGTCAAACCCTTCACCGCTGAGCGATTCGACGAAGTGTTCGCTCCTATTTTGGGATGA
- a CDS encoding flagellar hook assembly protein FlgD, producing the protein MTSPMSGPTGADPSKAVAAAKAAEAKSKSLGDKDTFMKLLVAQLKYQDPTKPADSTAFLAQTAQFTQVEKLEDMIGMLQSQRMIGASSLVGKTVTYMDDTGAMQTGVISAAKLNGDSEPTLKVGNTDVQLSKVTEVTDTKTA; encoded by the coding sequence ATGACCTCACCGATGTCCGGACCCACCGGAGCCGATCCGTCCAAGGCCGTGGCTGCGGCCAAGGCCGCCGAAGCGAAAAGTAAATCGCTCGGTGACAAGGACACCTTCATGAAGCTCCTGGTCGCTCAGCTGAAATACCAGGACCCCACCAAACCCGCCGACTCGACCGCGTTCCTGGCGCAGACCGCCCAGTTCACGCAGGTCGAGAAGCTGGAGGACATGATCGGCATGCTGCAGTCGCAGCGCATGATCGGCGCCAGCTCCCTGGTCGGCAAGACGGTCACGTACATGGACGACACCGGTGCGATGCAGACCGGCGTCATCAGTGCAGCAAAGCTAAATGGAGACAGCGAACCGACGCTCAAGGTCGGGAACACGGATGTGCAGCTGTCCAAGGTCACGGAAGTCACCGACACCAAGACCGCCTGA
- a CDS encoding flagellar hook protein FlgE, which yields MLRSLYSGISGLNAHQRMIDVTGNNIANVNTTGYKSSQVQFNDTLSQMMGAGGSPQDGMAGTNPAQIGLGVRVAGVTANFSQGSAQTTGKSGDMMIQGDGFFITRSGNENLYTRAGSFFFDANGVLATATGEPVQGWTADSKGVVNSGVQPSDIRMPLGATIPPKQTSTITLKGNLTSDYPTNELATSDVVTIPVKIFDDKGATRTITAVLSRDVDPTRAQPKDTIFNVDLYEVYDAEVPANNVRVANPDGTLTGTKLLDMSTGRPVVEVSDNPTDGNLDSDGNMTFRATTPTDPGLKINMADLTMYSGLTDARVFNVDGQTAGALTSLSYTVSDSGEIIGVYSNGLKQTLGQVAMATFKNVAGLEKVGNSLFRTTVNSGYAQVGEPGSAGMGQVISGALEMSNVDLAQEFTNLVVAQRGFQANSRIITTSDEILQELVSMKR from the coding sequence ATGCTGCGTTCTCTCTATTCCGGCATCAGCGGACTCAACGCTCACCAGCGGATGATCGACGTCACGGGAAACAACATCGCGAACGTCAACACCACCGGCTACAAGTCGTCGCAGGTGCAGTTCAACGACACCCTGAGCCAGATGATGGGCGCGGGCGGCTCTCCCCAGGACGGCATGGCCGGCACCAACCCGGCGCAGATCGGCCTCGGTGTGCGGGTGGCCGGCGTCACCGCGAACTTCAGCCAGGGCTCGGCGCAGACCACCGGCAAGTCCGGCGACATGATGATCCAGGGTGACGGCTTCTTCATCACCCGCAGCGGCAACGAGAACCTCTACACCCGGGCCGGCTCGTTCTTCTTCGACGCCAACGGCGTGCTCGCCACCGCGACCGGTGAGCCGGTCCAGGGCTGGACCGCGGACTCCAAGGGTGTGGTCAACTCCGGTGTCCAGCCGAGTGACATCCGGATGCCGCTCGGTGCGACCATCCCGCCCAAGCAGACCTCGACGATCACCCTCAAGGGCAATCTGACCAGCGACTATCCGACGAACGAGCTGGCCACCAGCGACGTCGTCACGATCCCGGTCAAGATCTTCGACGACAAGGGCGCCACGCGGACGATCACCGCCGTGCTCTCCCGGGACGTCGACCCGACCCGGGCGCAGCCCAAGGACACCATCTTCAACGTCGATCTCTATGAGGTCTACGACGCCGAGGTTCCGGCCAACAATGTCCGGGTCGCCAACCCGGACGGCACTCTGACGGGCACGAAGCTCCTCGACATGTCCACCGGCCGGCCGGTCGTCGAGGTGAGCGACAACCCCACCGACGGCAACCTGGACTCGGACGGGAACATGACGTTCCGAGCCACCACTCCGACCGATCCCGGTCTCAAGATCAATATGGCTGACCTGACCATGTACTCGGGTCTCACCGACGCACGGGTCTTCAACGTCGACGGCCAGACGGCCGGCGCCCTCACCTCGCTCTCCTACACCGTGTCCGACAGTGGTGAGATCATCGGCGTCTACAGCAACGGTCTGAAGCAAACGCTGGGCCAGGTCGCGATGGCGACCTTCAAGAACGTCGCGGGCCTGGAGAAGGTCGGCAACTCGCTGTTCCGGACCACCGTCAACTCCGGGTACGCCCAGGTCGGCGAACCCGGCAGTGCCGGCATGGGTCAGGTCATCTCCGGTGCGCTGGAGATGTCCAACGTCGACCTCGCACAGGAGTTCACCAACCTGGTCGTCGCCCAGCGCGGCTTCCAGGCGAACAGCCGCATCATCACCACCTCCGACGAGATCCTCCAGGAACTCGTCAGCATGAAGCGCTAG
- a CDS encoding flagellar FlbD family protein, translated as MILVTRINGAVFALNPDLVERVDCTPDTVVTLVDGTKYVIAESVPEFIDSVRHYRASLIAQASRMEPEPSALTTSSSSSDDDLDAKVLPLHRKER; from the coding sequence TTGATCCTCGTAACTCGTATCAACGGTGCCGTGTTCGCGCTGAACCCGGACCTGGTCGAGCGCGTCGACTGCACGCCCGACACGGTCGTCACCCTGGTCGACGGCACCAAGTACGTCATCGCCGAGTCCGTGCCCGAATTCATCGACTCGGTGCGTCACTACCGCGCCTCGCTGATCGCCCAGGCGAGCCGCATGGAGCCCGAGCCCTCGGCCCTCACCACTTCCTCGTCCTCCTCGGATGACGACCTCGACGCCAAGGTGCTCCCGCTGCACCGGAAGGAACGCTGA
- a CDS encoding flagellar motor protein, which produces MDLASIIGVVAGLAIVFTVQILEGGSPASIILLPSMLLVFGGAFCAAMAGGIMKDAGGFITQLKKAFTNKVTPPTQLLDNVVKLAERARREGLLALEDAVKTVEHPFLKRGLQLAIDGTDPDELHDILHAEVSAKKKADKAGKKFFENMGGYAPTIGIIGTVMGLVHVLENLDKPETLGHSIAAAFVATLWGVLSANIIFLPMAARLDRLGAIEAEEMELVIDGVLAIQAGSNPRLVAQKLRSLLPPDEMKKAEAAASSKKAA; this is translated from the coding sequence ATGGACCTCGCTAGCATCATCGGTGTGGTCGCCGGCCTGGCGATCGTCTTCACCGTCCAGATCCTGGAGGGCGGCTCACCCGCCTCCATCATCCTGCTGCCCTCGATGCTCCTGGTCTTCGGTGGCGCCTTCTGTGCCGCCATGGCCGGCGGCATCATGAAGGACGCCGGCGGCTTCATCACCCAGCTCAAGAAGGCCTTCACCAACAAGGTCACCCCGCCGACCCAGCTGCTCGACAACGTCGTGAAGCTGGCCGAGCGGGCCCGCCGCGAGGGCCTGCTGGCCCTCGAGGACGCGGTGAAGACGGTCGAGCACCCGTTCCTGAAGCGCGGTCTGCAGCTGGCCATCGACGGCACCGACCCGGACGAGCTGCACGACATCCTGCACGCCGAGGTCTCCGCCAAGAAGAAGGCCGACAAGGCCGGCAAGAAGTTCTTCGAGAACATGGGTGGCTACGCCCCGACGATCGGCATCATCGGCACGGTCATGGGTCTGGTCCACGTGCTCGAGAACCTGGACAAGCCCGAGACGCTCGGCCACTCGATCGCCGCGGCGTTCGTCGCGACCCTCTGGGGCGTGCTCAGCGCGAACATCATCTTCCTGCCGATGGCGGCCCGGCTCGACCGGCTCGGCGCCATCGAGGCCGAGGAGATGGAGCTGGTCATCGACGGTGTCCTGGCCATCCAGGCCGGCTCGAACCCGCGTCTGGTCGCCCAGAAGCTGCGCAGTCTGCTCCCGCCCGACGAGATGAAGAAGGCCGAAGCTGCGGCCTCGAGCAAGAAGGCGGCCTGA
- a CDS encoding OmpA/MotB family protein has protein sequence MSSGGGKRKQKHEEHEEHVNHERWLVSYADMLTLLFVLFVVLFSMSDVNQKKFAQLAQGLSQGFGSKSAAFSGNYAPLDGASNNAQVVQIDPGSNPGDGSSGTEGLNQKQKEAVERAIKAEDRKKASANAEKAAKEAEDLKAIERKIADALAAQKMLGSAKFTIDQRGLIVTIVTNEVVFAGNRAELQAGGEKILNAIAPTLAGLPNSIEVDGHTNQLKARTTFYPSGWELSAARASTTVRFFTDHGLPKKRLSAVGFSDTKPLIDPKDPRSIQMNRRVDVVVLTQLTADQAALLPSAAGEDGKLHTGQTTAEYNAEQKAAAETTTPSTTTEHTTTKTTTHD, from the coding sequence ATGAGTTCCGGCGGGGGAAAGCGTAAGCAGAAGCACGAGGAGCACGAGGAGCACGTCAACCACGAGCGCTGGCTCGTGTCGTACGCAGACATGCTGACCCTGCTGTTTGTTCTCTTCGTGGTGCTCTTCTCGATGAGTGACGTGAACCAGAAGAAGTTCGCGCAGTTGGCTCAGGGCCTGTCCCAGGGGTTCGGCTCCAAGAGCGCGGCGTTCAGCGGCAACTACGCCCCGCTGGACGGTGCCTCGAACAACGCCCAGGTGGTACAGATCGACCCGGGCTCCAACCCCGGTGACGGCAGCTCGGGCACCGAGGGCCTGAACCAGAAGCAGAAGGAGGCGGTCGAGCGGGCCATCAAGGCCGAGGACCGCAAGAAGGCGTCGGCCAACGCGGAGAAAGCCGCCAAGGAGGCCGAGGACCTGAAGGCCATCGAACGGAAGATCGCCGACGCACTGGCCGCGCAGAAGATGCTCGGCAGCGCGAAGTTCACGATCGACCAGCGCGGCCTGATCGTCACCATCGTGACCAACGAGGTGGTCTTCGCCGGCAACCGGGCGGAGCTCCAGGCCGGTGGCGAGAAGATCCTGAACGCGATCGCCCCGACGCTGGCCGGTCTGCCGAACAGCATCGAGGTGGACGGTCACACGAACCAGCTGAAGGCGCGCACCACGTTCTACCCCAGCGGTTGGGAGCTGTCCGCGGCGCGAGCCTCGACCACGGTCCGGTTCTTCACCGACCACGGTCTGCCGAAGAAGCGGCTCAGCGCGGTGGGCTTCTCCGACACCAAGCCGCTGATCGACCCGAAGGACCCACGCTCGATCCAGATGAACCGCCGGGTGGACGTCGTCGTCCTCACCCAGCTCACCGCGGACCAGGCGGCGCTGCTGCCGTCGGCGGCCGGCGAGGACGGCAAGCTGCACACCGGTCAGACGACCGCCGAGTACAACGCCGAGCAGAAGGCCGCGGCCGAGACCACGACGCCGAGCACGACCACTGAGCACACCACCACCAAGACCACCACGCACGACTGA
- a CDS encoding flagellar basal body-associated FliL family protein, protein MADEKETAEAPKKSNKMLMVVIALVLVILGGGGAGAFFMLRGDTAQAEAKPVKGVVTAAESTITVNLADGHYLKLGFALQQTEDAGTEAVDLNEAYQLAIDAYTGRKLEELSTAEGREKIKEELLAKLVETYTEDKKKMVMDIYYTSFVTQ, encoded by the coding sequence ATGGCTGACGAGAAGGAAACGGCCGAAGCGCCGAAGAAGTCCAACAAGATGCTGATGGTGGTCATCGCCCTCGTGCTGGTCATCCTGGGCGGCGGTGGGGCCGGGGCGTTCTTCATGCTCCGCGGCGACACGGCCCAGGCCGAGGCGAAGCCGGTCAAGGGCGTCGTCACCGCGGCCGAGAGCACCATCACGGTGAACCTGGCCGACGGCCACTACCTGAAGCTCGGCTTCGCGCTCCAGCAGACCGAGGACGCCGGCACCGAGGCGGTCGACCTGAACGAGGCCTACCAGCTGGCGATCGACGCGTACACCGGTCGCAAGCTGGAGGAGCTCTCCACCGCCGAGGGCCGCGAGAAGATCAAGGAAGAGCTGCTCGCGAAGCTGGTCGAGACCTACACCGAGGACAAGAAGAAGATGGTCATGGACATCTACTACACGTCCTTCGTGACCCAGTAA
- a CDS encoding flagellar motor switch protein FliM → MTTAQRSPGRMSRRGQGGGPTAYDFRRPIKLSREHVRTLQMVFESYARSCGTLLTTRLRAVSNVSLISIEQLNYDEYVAALANPTIIGVVTLDPLPGTVLLEIAQSAVMTAIDHMLGGPGGSQPERPLTEVEMPLLRGLMERMLGELRYGFESMVDISPKLKEIEYNAQFLRAHAPGDAVVVASFETKIGAEECISTLCLPFNTILPVLSRTEAIVLSAAERQAKDTALRNLTAGLSAAPIDVAVRFQPIRMRTDDIVDLRPGDVVPLGHATSRPLEVTVHDIVFAHAVPGNQGARLACLVVPSPNESSSKESGRP, encoded by the coding sequence GTGACCACCGCTCAGCGATCCCCCGGCAGGATGTCACGTCGCGGCCAAGGCGGAGGCCCGACCGCGTACGACTTCCGGCGCCCCATCAAGCTCTCCCGCGAGCACGTCCGTACCTTGCAGATGGTCTTCGAGTCCTATGCGCGAAGCTGCGGCACCCTGCTGACCACTCGGCTCCGGGCGGTCAGCAACGTCAGTCTCATCTCCATCGAGCAGCTGAACTACGACGAGTACGTCGCCGCGCTCGCCAATCCGACGATCATCGGTGTGGTCACGCTGGATCCGCTGCCCGGCACGGTCCTGCTGGAGATCGCCCAGTCGGCGGTGATGACCGCGATAGATCACATGCTCGGCGGCCCCGGCGGCAGTCAACCGGAGCGGCCGCTGACCGAGGTCGAGATGCCGCTGCTGCGCGGCCTGATGGAACGGATGCTCGGCGAGCTGCGGTACGGCTTCGAGAGCATGGTGGACATCTCGCCGAAGCTCAAGGAGATCGAGTACAACGCGCAGTTCCTGCGTGCCCACGCGCCCGGTGACGCGGTGGTGGTCGCCTCCTTCGAGACGAAGATCGGCGCCGAGGAGTGCATCTCCACCCTCTGCCTGCCGTTCAACACGATCCTGCCGGTGCTGTCGCGTACCGAGGCGATCGTGTTGAGCGCCGCCGAACGCCAGGCGAAGGACACCGCCCTGCGGAACCTGACGGCCGGCCTTTCCGCCGCTCCGATCGACGTAGCAGTGCGATTTCAGCCCATCCGGATGCGTACCGATGACATCGTGGATCTGCGCCCCGGCGACGTGGTCCCGCTCGGACACGCGACCAGCCGGCCGCTCGAGGTGACCGTGCACGACATCGTCTTCGCTCATGCAGTTCCCGGTAACCAGGGCGCCCGGCTGGCGTGTCTCGTCGTGCCGTCGCCCAACGAGAGCTCGTCCAAGGAGTCTGGCCGCCCATGA
- the fliN gene encoding flagellar motor switch protein FliN, giving the protein MTAPTMTAPQLALARNAAEAALAVLPTSRALMVGDPVIPDAGTVIEGQAITARFTGAASGEVLVVVGQDLADALRESPLGELDLTAAVRPALEAAARVFGPVVLDPGQLMEPEVALSALAAKDGAVAVPLQDETEVRAVLALALSQWPGDDQGAVNVSQRAAPSRMASGRGGLDMLHDVEMEVSAELGRTRMSVRELLSLNPGAIVELDRAAGSPADLLVNGRLIARGEVVVVDENFGIRITEIVSPGSE; this is encoded by the coding sequence ATGACAGCGCCCACCATGACCGCGCCTCAGCTGGCGCTAGCCCGGAACGCCGCCGAGGCTGCGCTGGCCGTCCTGCCCACCAGCCGAGCCCTGATGGTCGGCGATCCGGTCATACCGGACGCCGGGACGGTGATCGAAGGTCAGGCGATCACGGCGCGGTTCACCGGCGCGGCCTCCGGTGAGGTTCTCGTCGTGGTCGGCCAGGACCTGGCGGACGCGCTCCGGGAGAGCCCGCTCGGCGAACTCGACCTCACCGCCGCGGTGCGTCCGGCCCTCGAGGCGGCCGCTCGGGTCTTCGGGCCGGTGGTCCTCGACCCGGGTCAGCTGATGGAGCCGGAGGTCGCGCTGAGCGCGCTGGCCGCGAAGGACGGTGCGGTCGCGGTTCCCCTGCAGGACGAGACCGAGGTACGGGCGGTGCTCGCCCTCGCGTTGAGCCAGTGGCCCGGCGACGACCAGGGCGCGGTGAACGTCTCGCAGCGCGCCGCGCCGAGCCGGATGGCGAGCGGGCGCGGCGGCCTCGACATGCTGCACGACGTCGAGATGGAGGTCTCGGCCGAGCTGGGCCGGACCCGGATGAGCGTGCGGGAGCTGCTCTCGCTCAACCCCGGTGCGATCGTCGAACTGGACCGGGCCGCCGGCAGCCCGGCCGACCTGCTGGTGAACGGCCGGCTCATCGCCCGCGGCGAGGTCGTCGTGGTGGATGAGAACTTCGGCATCCGGATCACCGAGATCGTCTCGCCGGGCTCGGAGTAA
- a CDS encoding flagellar biosynthetic protein FliO, with product MISLTVRVVFALLVVLMLMWLLAKAVRRPYAGRRDGTLAVLNRQQLSRGSAVAVVRVADRALVLGITEQQVSLLGETDIEAFESEPEEHRDHMEVAPGGLSAELPGRHPGSLGGRLDGSLLSPKTWTSTVEFLRDRTTRR from the coding sequence TTGATCTCGCTCACCGTGCGCGTCGTCTTCGCCCTGCTCGTCGTCCTGATGCTGATGTGGCTGCTCGCCAAGGCCGTCCGCCGGCCGTACGCGGGCCGTCGTGACGGGACGCTCGCGGTGCTCAACCGCCAGCAGCTGAGCCGTGGCTCGGCGGTGGCGGTGGTGCGGGTGGCCGATCGCGCACTGGTGCTCGGGATCACCGAACAGCAGGTCAGTCTGCTCGGCGAGACGGACATCGAGGCTTTCGAGTCCGAGCCCGAGGAGCACCGGGACCACATGGAGGTGGCGCCCGGCGGCCTGTCCGCCGAGCTGCCGGGCCGGCACCCGGGGAGCCTCGGCGGCCGGCTCGACGGCTCACTGCTCTCCCCGAAGACGTGGACCTCGACCGTCGAGTTCCTGCGCGACCGGACGACGAGGCGATGA